The Patescibacteria group bacterium genome includes a region encoding these proteins:
- a CDS encoding prepilin-type N-terminal cleavage/methylation domain-containing protein encodes MLKSILKNNKGVTLLEVTVAVAIFSVVMLSATEIFRMVIESQRNAIASQNIQENIRYAFEAMGKEIRTATISNYDCESLFSPPATAINKVYNTTVNSGGDILYFKNKDGICTAYYLEGEVLKVIRGENTASITPAKLSVSNLEFKVVDDLIGDFHSRQPRVTMKVDITAVGKEMHKQTMEMQTTISSRYYE; translated from the coding sequence ATGTTAAAAAGTATTTTAAAAAACAACAAGGGCGTGACCCTGCTGGAGGTTACAGTGGCCGTGGCCATATTTTCCGTTGTGATGCTTTCCGCCACGGAGATTTTCAGGATGGTGATTGAAAGCCAGCGCAATGCCATCGCTTCCCAAAATATCCAGGAAAATATAAGATACGCTTTTGAGGCCATGGGGAAAGAGATCAGGACCGCGACGATAAGCAATTATGACTGCGAGTCTTTGTTCAGCCCGCCGGCGACGGCAATAAACAAGGTTTACAATACCACCGTTAACAGCGGGGGGGATATTTTGTATTTTAAAAACAAAGACGGAATCTGCACGGCCTATTATCTGGAAGGGGAGGTTTTAAAGGTAATCAGAGGAGAAAACACGGCTTCCATAACCCCCGCCAAGCTTAGTGTAAGCAACCTGGAGTTTAAAGTGGTTGATGATTTAATCGGCGATTTTCACAGCCGGCAGCCAAGAGTGACCATGAAAGTTGATATTACCGCGGTCGGCAAGGAGATGCACAAGCAAACCATGGAAATGCAAACAACCATTTCCTCCAGATATTATGAATAA
- a CDS encoding prepilin-type N-terminal cleavage/methylation domain-containing protein, protein MQMAFKSANKNNSGFSILEIAVVIFVIAMGLVGVLALITQNIQVEHINKNNLIASQLAQEGLELARNIRDNNWLAGESWGNGLAPGSYIVDYTGNISSVSGVSEAKLQRRDDVGEEGYYWHQLGDPNSLFSRLVTITQSSPESLNVSCLIQWQDRGQTYDYVADTVLYDWR, encoded by the coding sequence ATGCAAATGGCATTTAAATCGGCAAATAAAAACAATTCCGGATTCAGTATCCTGGAAATAGCGGTGGTTATTTTTGTTATCGCGATGGGATTGGTCGGGGTGCTGGCTTTGATTACCCAAAACATCCAGGTGGAGCATATCAACAAAAACAATTTAATCGCTTCGCAATTAGCCCAGGAGGGATTGGAGCTCGCAAGGAATATCAGGGACAATAATTGGCTGGCCGGAGAAAGTTGGGGCAACGGCCTTGCCCCGGGCTCTTATATTGTTGATTATACGGGTAATATCAGCAGCGTTTCCGGCGTAAGCGAGGCAAAATTGCAAAGAAGGGATGATGTCGGAGAAGAAGGATATTATTGGCACCAGCTGGGCGATCCCAATTCTTTGTTTAGCCGTTTGGTTACCATAACCCAATCTTCCCCGGAATCGTTGAATGTTTCCTGCTTAATCCAGTGGCAAGACAGGGGGCAAACTTATGATTACGTGGCCGATACGGTTTTGTATGACTGGCGGTAG
- a CDS encoding prepilin-type N-terminal cleavage/methylation domain-containing protein — protein sequence MKRNLKNKTRPFLKRRGFTLIELVVSIAIIASITGVFLANYHSANKKSELTMAAQKLVSDIRLAQNYSLGSKEYGGSMPSGGWGVHFNKTSSPGSYRIFADGNGNMKYDTGEDDKDKGGQIVNLPSGIRIEEINTGASINLVDITFLPPDPVTNIWDGANNYNMAQIKLQGEDESLTKTVLVNFFGLVEVVD from the coding sequence GAGGGGCTTCACTTTGATTGAATTAGTGGTGAGCATTGCCATAATTGCTTCAATAACCGGAGTTTTTTTGGCTAATTATCATTCGGCCAACAAGAAATCAGAGTTGACTATGGCGGCGCAGAAATTGGTAAGCGATATAAGGTTGGCGCAGAATTATAGCTTGGGGTCAAAAGAGTATGGCGGAAGCATGCCAAGCGGCGGCTGGGGGGTGCATTTCAACAAAACTTCTTCCCCCGGAAGTTATAGAATTTTTGCCGACGGCAACGGGAACATGAAATATGACACGGGCGAAGACGACAAGGATAAGGGGGGCCAGATTGTCAATCTCCCGAGCGGAATCAGAATAGAGGAGATAAACACGGGCGCTTCAATAAATCTGGTTGATATCACTTTTCTTCCCCCTGATCCGGTTACCAATATTTGGGACGGGGCTAATAATTATAATATGGCGCAGATAAAACTGCAGGGCGAGGATGAGAGTTTGACAAAGACCGTTTTGGTTAATTTTTTCGGGCTGGTAGAAGTGGTTGATTAA